In the genome of Geotrypetes seraphini chromosome 14, aGeoSer1.1, whole genome shotgun sequence, one region contains:
- the ISLR2 gene encoding immunoglobulin superfamily containing leucine-rich repeat protein 2, with amino-acid sequence MEQLFLICIAAFVGTIHGCPSPCTCVDKYNQQFVDCAYKDLREVPSGFPSNVTTLSLSANKITSLKKSYFNEVTQVTSLWLSRNVIKVIEKGTFAILEQLKNLDISHNQIVDFPWEDLHNLSALQLLKMNNNHMVNLPGDAFHSLKDLRSLRINNNLFTTILEGSFDSLGSLSHLQISYNPFNCTCTIMWLKNWTENTVISIPEKEHIACSSPENLKGIPLGKLSSLQCTAPSVHLTYHPNLDNTELYDGFTLLLNCNATGSPQPSIKWLIQTGGKMTELSESSIEKERNDIPSESTKKNKERINVLKNGTLVIPHLSKREEGTYTCVAINELGSNQTSVNVAVAGSQKYPTNPVEDSIASKLQPSDKNPGLKMSRNNVINIPKSEGKLKMISPTQRTYAPAGSEKNGEGSPSQLPPFKKQCGPNEGTQYVSNHGFNLSSDLKEHIFDMGVIALEVSERDAKVQLTPSYTKSKKPHLRTLYLCEDTGKGYSVVDWSTIEEGTNSYWFRDLKPGMNYSVCLTYPGEDCHVQVVFKTKKEIPSLIIIIVVSIFLLGIATIPLLGATCCHLLSKYQGKTYKLIMKTQNPDQMEKHMAADFDPRASYLESEKNYNASELGEVEMEEEGERERGREGSTVTESIPESQSKTNQEEFEVGSEYSDRLPLGAEAVTISQEINGNYKEPGR; translated from the coding sequence ATGGAACAACTCTTCTTAATATGCATTGCAGCGTTTGTAGGGACTATCCATGGTTGCCCTTCTCCTTGTACCTGTGTGGACAAATATAACCAACAATTTGTGGACTGTGCTTACAAAGATCTCCGGGAGGTACCTTCTGGGTTTCCCTCCAATGTAACTACACTTAGCCTTTCAGCCAATAAAATTACCTCTCTAAAAAAGAGCTACTTTAATGAGGTTACCCAGGTAACTTCCCTGTGGCTTAGTCGCAATGTAATCAAGGTCATTGAGAAAGGAACCTTTGCTATCCTAGAACAATTGAAGAACTTGGATATTAGCCACAACCAAATTGTAGACTTTCCCTGGGAAGATCTCCATAACCTTAGCGCCCTACAGCTCCTGAAAATGAACAATAACCACATGGTGAACCTTCCAGGGGATGCCTTTCACAGTCTGAAAGATTTGAGATCCTTGAGAATTAATAACAACTTATTCACCACCATTTTAGAAGGCTCTTTCGATTCACTGGGTTCTTTGTCTCATCTGCAGATCTCCTACAACCCCTTTAATTGTACCTGTACCATAATGTGGTTGAAAAACTGGACCGAGAATACGGTGATTTCAATTCCTGAGAAAGAACACATTGCCTGTTCTAGCCCTGAGAATCTTAAAGGCATACCACTGGGGAAACTCTCCAGTTTGCAGTGTACAGCTCCATCAGTTCACCTAACCTACCATCCAAACTTAGACAATACTGAACTGTATGATggttttacattattgttaaaCTGCAATGCCACAGGAAGCCCTCAGCCATCCATCAAGTGGTTAATCCAGACTGGGGGTAAAATGACTGAGCTCAGTGAGTCCAgcatagaaaaagaaaggaatGACATACCCAGTGAATCtacaaaaaagaataaagaacgcATTAATGTTTTAAAAAACGGGACTCTGGTCATCCCTCACTTGAGTAAACGAGAGGAAGGAACTTACACCTGTGTGGCTATAAATGAATTGGGAAGTAACCAGACATCTGTGAATGTGGCAGTGGCAGGTTCACAAAAATATCCCACTAATCCCGTAGAAGATTCCATTGCCAGTAAATTACAACCCAGTGACAAAAATCCTGGGCTGAAAATGTCTAGAAACAATGTAATCAATATACCAAAATCTGAAGGGAAATTGAAGATGATTTCCCCAACACAACGCACTTATGCACCTGCAGGTTCAGAAAAGAATGGGGAAGGAAGCCCTTCCCAGCTGCCACCATTCAAGAAACAATGTGGTCCGAATGAAGGCACACAATATGTCTCCAACCATGGTTTTAATCTAAGTTCAGACTTGAAAGAGCACATTTTTGATATGGGGGTGATAGCATTAGAAGTGTCAGAAAGAGATGCTAAAGTGCAGTTGACTCCCTCCTATACTAAATCAAAGAAACCTCACCTCAGAACACTGTATCTTTGTGAAGATACTGGAAAAGGATATTCTGTGGTTGACTGGTCCACGATTGAGGAAGGCACAAATTCGTACTGGTTTCGAGACTTGAAACCTGGTATGAATTATTCAGTGTGCCTTACTTACCCGGGAGAAGATTGCCATGTGCAAGTAGTATTTAAGACCAAAAAGGAAATACCATCGTTAATCATTATAATTGTGGTTAGTATTTTCTTACTGGGAATAGCTACCATCCCACTCTTGGGGGCTACATGTTGCCACCTCTTATCAAAATATCAGGGGAAAACCTATAAACTGATCATGAAAACCCAGAATCCAGATCAAATGGAAAAACACATGGCCGCTGATTTTGACCCCCGAGCCTCTTATCTGGAGTCTGAGAAGAATTACAATGCCAGTGAACTGGGAGAAGTAGAAATGgaagaagaaggggagagagaaagaggaagggaagggagcacGGTAACTGAATCCATCCCTGAATCTCAGTCCAAGACTAATCAGGAGGAGTTTGAGGTAGGATCAGAGTACAGTGACAGACTCCCCTTGGGAGCTGAAGCTGTAACTATCTCACAAGAAATCAATGGTAACTATAAAGAACCAGGTCGTTGA